A single genomic interval of Eleutherodactylus coqui strain aEleCoq1 chromosome 3, aEleCoq1.hap1, whole genome shotgun sequence harbors:
- the RDH13 gene encoding retinol dehydrogenase 13 isoform X1, which translates to MVAINKYVLGASVVGTVFGASVLLKDYVGGGPCPSNAKIQGKTVIVTGANTGIGKETALELAKRGGKIIMACRDMGKCENAAREVRGTTLNHNVFAKHLDLASVKSIKEFAKSVLKEEQHIDVLINNAAVMRCPHWKTEDGFEMQFGVNHLGHFLLTNLLLDRLKESGQSRIINVSSLAHIAGDIDFADLNWEKTKYDTKAAYCQSKLANVLFTNELARRLKGTRVTANSLHPGVADTELGRHTGMHKSTFSSATLAPIFWTVIKSARQAAQPGVYLAVAEDLQETSGKYFHVFREKEAAKQALDEETARKLWEESAKLVHLDEALQECKA; encoded by the exons GGACTATGTAGGTGGTGGCCCCTGTCCAAGCAATGCAAAAATCCAAGGGAAGACCGTGATAGTAACTGGTGCCAACACAGGAATTGGTAAAGAAACTGCTTTGGAGCTGGCAAAAAGAG gCGGTAAAATAATCATGGCATGTCGAGACATGGGAAAGTGTGAAAATGCAGCAAGGGAGGTACGTGGCACAACATTAAATCACAATGTATTTGCCAAACACCTGGACTTGGCGTCTGTGAAGTCTATTAAAGAATTTGCAAAGAGCGTCCTAAAAG AGGAGCAGCACATAGATGTTCTAATAAACAATGCAGCGGTAATGAGGTGTCCTCACTGGAAGACAGAAGATGGGTTTGAAATGCAGTTTGGAGTCAACCATTTGG GACACTTCCTCCTGACTAACCTGTTACTTGATCGGCTCAAGGAATCTGGCCAGTCTCGCATTATTAATGTCTCTTCCCTAGCTCACATAGCAGGAGATATCGACTTTGCGGATTTAAACTGGGAGAAGACCAAATACGACACAAAAGCGGCTTATTGTCAGAGCAAACTGGCCAATGTTCTATTCACAAATGAACTGGCCAGAAGGCTGAAAG GAACAAGAGTTACAGCCAACTCCCTGCACCCTGGAGTTGCTGATACTGAACTGGGAAGGCACACTGGAATGCACAAATCTACATTTTCCAGTGCGACACTAG CCCCTATATTTTGGACCGTGATAAAAAGTGCAAGACAAGCGGCACAGCCCGGTGTCTACCTAGCTGTTGCTGAAGATCTTCAAGAGACATCTGGAAAATATTTCCATGTGTTCAGAGAAAAAGAGGCAGCCAAACAAGCCTTGGATGAGGAGACTGCAAGGAAACTCTGGGAAGAAAGTGCCAaacttgttcatcttgatgaagcATTACAAGAATGTAAAGCATAA
- the RDH13 gene encoding retinol dehydrogenase 13 isoform X2, which yields MACRDMGKCENAAREVRGTTLNHNVFAKHLDLASVKSIKEFAKSVLKEEQHIDVLINNAAVMRCPHWKTEDGFEMQFGVNHLGHFLLTNLLLDRLKESGQSRIINVSSLAHIAGDIDFADLNWEKTKYDTKAAYCQSKLANVLFTNELARRLKGTRVTANSLHPGVADTELGRHTGMHKSTFSSATLAPIFWTVIKSARQAAQPGVYLAVAEDLQETSGKYFHVFREKEAAKQALDEETARKLWEESAKLVHLDEALQECKA from the exons ATGGCATGTCGAGACATGGGAAAGTGTGAAAATGCAGCAAGGGAGGTACGTGGCACAACATTAAATCACAATGTATTTGCCAAACACCTGGACTTGGCGTCTGTGAAGTCTATTAAAGAATTTGCAAAGAGCGTCCTAAAAG AGGAGCAGCACATAGATGTTCTAATAAACAATGCAGCGGTAATGAGGTGTCCTCACTGGAAGACAGAAGATGGGTTTGAAATGCAGTTTGGAGTCAACCATTTGG GACACTTCCTCCTGACTAACCTGTTACTTGATCGGCTCAAGGAATCTGGCCAGTCTCGCATTATTAATGTCTCTTCCCTAGCTCACATAGCAGGAGATATCGACTTTGCGGATTTAAACTGGGAGAAGACCAAATACGACACAAAAGCGGCTTATTGTCAGAGCAAACTGGCCAATGTTCTATTCACAAATGAACTGGCCAGAAGGCTGAAAG GAACAAGAGTTACAGCCAACTCCCTGCACCCTGGAGTTGCTGATACTGAACTGGGAAGGCACACTGGAATGCACAAATCTACATTTTCCAGTGCGACACTAG CCCCTATATTTTGGACCGTGATAAAAAGTGCAAGACAAGCGGCACAGCCCGGTGTCTACCTAGCTGTTGCTGAAGATCTTCAAGAGACATCTGGAAAATATTTCCATGTGTTCAGAGAAAAAGAGGCAGCCAAACAAGCCTTGGATGAGGAGACTGCAAGGAAACTCTGGGAAGAAAGTGCCAaacttgttcatcttgatgaagcATTACAAGAATGTAAAGCATAA